The sequence below is a genomic window from Mycobacterium heidelbergense.
GCAACACCGGCATCTCGCTGGCGATGGCCGCCCGGTTGAAGGGGTACCGGCTGATCTGCGTGATGCCCGAGAACACCTCGGTGGAACGGCGTCAGCTGCTGGAGCTCTACGGCGCGCGGATCGTCTTCTCGCCGGCCGAGGGCGGGTCGAACACCGCGGTGGCCACCGCCAAGGAGCTGGCCGCGGCCAACCCGTCGTGGGTCATGCTGTACCAGTACGGCAATGCCGCCAACACCGACTCGCACTACCACGGCACCGGCCCCGAGCTGCTCGCCGACCTGCCCGAGATCACCCACTTCGTCGCCGGCCTGGGCACCACCGGGACCCTGATGGGCACCGGCCGGTTTCTCCGTGAGCGCGTCCCCGGCGTCAAGATCGTGGCCGCCGAGCCCCGCTACGGCGAGGGGGTGTACGCGCTGCGCAACATCGACGAGGGCTTCGTGCCCGAACTGTATGACCCCGACGTCCTGACCACCCGCTACTCGGTCGGCGCGGGCGACGCCGTGCGCCGCACCCGCGAGCTGGTGGACGCCGAGGGCATCTTTGCCGGCATCTCGACCGGCGCGGTGCTGCACGCCGCCCTGGGCCTCGGAGCCAAGGCCGTCACGGCCGGCGAGCGCGCCGACATCGCCTTCGTCGTCGCCGACGCCGGCTGGAAGTACCTGTCCACCGGCGCCTATGCCGGTAGCCTGGACGATGCCGAAAACGCTCTAGAAGGGCAGCTATGGGCATGAGTGCGCCGGCGACGATGCAGAGCGCAGCGATGAGTAGGAGCGGCGCGTAGTGACCGGGCCGGCGACACAATCGAAAAAGCGACCCCAGTGGATGGTCGGCGGCGCCACGATCCTCACGTTCGTGGCGTTGCTGTACCTCGTCGAGCTGATCGATCAGCTGACGCACCATTCGCTGGACCGCAACGGCATCAGGCCGTGGGAGGCCGACGGGCTGTGGGGGATCATCTGGGCGCCGTTCCTGCACGGGAGCTGGACGCACCTGTTCGCCAACACGGTCCCCGCGCTGGTGTTGGGGTTTTTGGTGACGCTGGCCG
It includes:
- a CDS encoding cysteine synthase translates to MTRYDSLLEALGNTPLVGLRRLSPRWDDGPDGPHVRLWAKLEDRNPTGSIKDRPALRMIEQAERDGLLAPGATILEPTSGNTGISLAMAARLKGYRLICVMPENTSVERRQLLELYGARIVFSPAEGGSNTAVATAKELAAANPSWVMLYQYGNAANTDSHYHGTGPELLADLPEITHFVAGLGTTGTLMGTGRFLRERVPGVKIVAAEPRYGEGVYALRNIDEGFVPELYDPDVLTTRYSVGAGDAVRRTRELVDAEGIFAGISTGAVLHAALGLGAKAVTAGERADIAFVVADAGWKYLSTGAYAGSLDDAENALEGQLWA